ATCCATTTCATGTAGAATCAGTAAGATAACTTTTGGTTCACACCATGTtctcttaattatttattcccTTCGATTTTCGAATCTTTCCTTGCTCTTTATCTGTTTTGCCTTACAATTGATTTGGATCATTTTGATTTGGAGCTTTAGTGCCATTCTATTGAGATTTGGGATGTTTTGATTTTGGGTGATTGGAACTGAttgtattataaatttattgtaatCTGGTCGTTTCTTTCTTTTTGatattggattttttttttcatctctGTTTACTGCTACTCTTGCTTTTATTCCCCGTTGTTAACAAGCTTAATTTTGTATGTAGATGGATCTAGTGTCACTTAATAGTAAGCCGGTGTTTGGGGAAGGCGATGAATACGAAGACGGAGACTGTTCAGTTGCTTGAAACTGTGACAAACCTGACTCAATGCAGTTGGAAAGGGAGTTCCTTCCGCCTATGGTGGGATTGGAGTTTGAGTCTTTTGATGAAGCATATGATTTCTACAATGTTTATGCTAAGAGACAAGGATTTGGTATTAGAGTTAGCAATTCATGGTTCCGGTCAAAAAGAAGGGAGAGGTATAGGGCGAAACTCAGCTGCAGCAGTGCTGGTTTCAAGAAAAAGAGTGAAGCGAACAATCCAAGGCCAGAGACCAGAACGGGGTGTCCTGCAATGCTCATCATCAAGCTTGTGGatgctcaaaggtggaggataGTCGAGGTTGAGCTCGCTCACAACCATCCATTGAGCCCGGAAAGTATGCGATTCTATAAATCACACAAAAAGATGATCCTTGCTGCCAAGAAAGCGCAGCCGTCTGAACCTGTAAGAGAAGTACACACGATTAAGCTATACCGGACTGCAGTAGCGGATGGTTTGTGTAGGGCAGATACGAGAAACGAAAGGAACGCGATGGACCATTCAAATCATCTAATCCTCAAAGAAGGGGATTCGCTTGCAGCATATAACTACTTTTGTCGTATGAAGCAGACAAAtccaaacttttttttatttggtggaCCTTGATGACGACGGGCGCTTGAAAAATCTGTTCTGGGCTGATGCCCGGTCCAGGATTGCATATAACTACTTCTCTGACACCATCATGATTGACACAACAAGCTTGACTAACAAATTTGAGATACCTTTGTTTTCCTTCGTGGGAATAAATCACCATGGAGAATCTGTTCTATTGGGATGTGGTACTCGGAGATGAATCAGTGGAGTGTTTTATTTGGATGATTAGGACATGGCTGACTTGTATGCTGGGGAAACATCCACAAGTTATTGTTACTGATCAGTCGAAACACTTGCATATAGCAGTTTCTGAGGTTTTTCCGCAGGCTTGTCATTGTTATTGTTTATCTTATATCATGCTTCGCGTTCCTGAGAAATTGGGTGGACTAAATGGGTTTGAAGTTATCAAGAGGCGATTCAGTAAAGCTGTTTTTGGTTCCCTGACAATATCCGAGTTTGAAACTTTCTGGAGGGAGATGATTAGTCAGCACAACCTGAGGGAGAATAAATGGCTACAAGCATTGTATGAAGATCGTCAAAGGTGGGCACCGGTATACCTAAAGGACACTTCTTTCTTTGGGATGCAGTGAGGGCGAGGGAACAACTCCGTTTTTTGATGGTTATGTACACAAGCACACATCCTCGAAGGAGTTCCTTGACAAGTATGATATGGTGCTACAAAGAAAATATTTGAAAGAAGCAATGGGAGATGTTGAGTCCAGAAATCTAGCCTCTGAACTGAAAACAGGATCGAATTTTGAGCTGCAGCTGTCGAAGGTGTACATGAAGTAAATGTTTGAAAAATGTCAGGATTGAAGTTGAGGGCATGTATTCTTGCTTCAACATAAAGCAAGTAGCTAAAAACGCCCCGATTCTGACTTTTGTTGTCGAACAGCGACAGAAAGCCGAAGCAAA
This genomic interval from Salvia splendens isolate huo1 chromosome 13, SspV2, whole genome shotgun sequence contains the following:
- the LOC121762854 gene encoding protein FAR1-RELATED SEQUENCE 6-like, with amino-acid sequence MQLEREFLPPMVGLEFESFDEAYDFYNVYAKRQGFGIRVSNSWFRSKRRERYRAKLSCSSAGFKKKSEANNPRPETRTGCPAMLIIKLVDAQRWRIVEVELAHNHPLSPESMRFYKSHKKMILAAKKAQPSEPVREVHTIKLYRTAVADGLCRADTRNERNAMDHSNHLILKEGDSLAAYNYFCRMKQTNPNFFLFGGP
- the LOC121760860 gene encoding protein FAR1-RELATED SEQUENCE 6-like; its protein translation is MENLFYWDVVLGDESVECFIWMIRTWLTCMLGKHPQVIVTDQSKHLHIAVSEVFPQACHCYCLSYIMLRVPEKLGGLNGFEVIKRRFSKAVFGSLTISEFETFWREMISQHNLRENKWLQALYEDRQSEGEGTTPFFDGYVHKHTSSKEFLDKYDMVLQRKYLKEAMGDVESRNLASELKTGSNFELQLSKRQKAEANEKDVRHYEVLYETTQVEVGCICGLFNFKGYLCRHALSVLSHNGVEEIPSQYILRRWSKDYKRRFLSDGAIGEDSPWEWHEHLLRRSLQVVEEGAQSEDHYEVMMQDMNGQELYMQ